A region of Amyelois transitella isolate CPQ chromosome 19, ilAmyTran1.1, whole genome shotgun sequence DNA encodes the following proteins:
- the LOC106139744 gene encoding eukaryotic translation initiation factor 3 subunit J: MDESWDSENFEPKLPTTLTTSNKWEGEDEEDNVKESWEDEEEEKKDEEKKDMPPPAPKPKKKIHDKIAERERMEREKLERLSVEKPEELTPEQKLAEKLRAQKLQEESDLRLAMETFGISEGGGGKLDTFNPTTKAEFTEFADLLSKKITIYKAREEFPGFAEDLFRSILVQMASADIKRIKLCVDNLYIEKQKAEKNDKAKKPTKGKGKAKLKVEGDNAHLNQYDAYGNFDDDYDDFM, translated from the exons ATGGATGAGTCGTGGG ATTCGGAAAATTTTGAGCCTAAGCTCCCGACCACGTTGACAACTTCGAATAAATGGGAGGGCGAAGACGAGGAAGACAACGTCAAG gAAAGTTGGGAAGACGAGGAAGAAGAGAAAAAAGATGAGGAGAAAAAGGATATGCCCCCACCAGCACCAAAACCTAAAAAGAAAATCCACgacaaaatagctgaacgagag AGAATGGAACGTGAGAAACTGGAGCGTCTCAGTGTAGAGAAGCCAGAGGAGCTCACTCCTGAACAGAAATTGGCAGAGAAACTCCGTGCACAAAAACTGCAGGAGGAGTCCGATTTAAGGCTTGCTATGGAGACATTTG GCATATCAGAAGGCGGTGGTGGTAAGCTGGATACCTTCAATCCGACCACCAAAGCAGAGTTCACGGAGTTTGCGGACCTTCTCAGCAAGAAGATTACCATTTATAAGGCCAGGGAAGAGTTTCCCGGGTTTGCGGAGGACTTGTTTAGGAGTATTCTTGTACAAA TGGCTTCAGCTGACATCAAGCGGATAAAACTCTGCGTGGATAATCTCTACATTGAAAAACAGAAGGCTGAGAAGAATGACAAGGCGAAAAAACCAACAAAGGGCAAAGGGAAGGCAAAATTAAAAGTAGAAGGTGACAAT gCTCACTTGAATCAATACGACGCTTACGGAAACTTCGATGACGATTACGATGACTTCATGTAA